The region ccctccctccctccctccctccctctttcttggGTTTTCCTCCTATTCCCCCCTTGTGTCCTCTCCAAGCTCACCTTCCGTTCTTTTCATCCACTGCATTGCTGACCAACCACCTTCTGGTCCCCATGCTACTGGATGTTGTGATCAGTTCATTCCCCCCAGGTACTGGCTCCCACCCTTTCTGAGCTGCTACCCTCACTTCTCCCCTCTAAAAGCCCACCCTCGACTATTCTGACCGAGCGAAACTACCTTCCGCTTTTGACACAGCTCTGAAATGGCTCGAGCGCTGAGATCCTACAGGGTTGCTCTATTCCTTTCTGTgccttcctccagccctacagaTGAACGAAAACACTGCCTTTAAGTTCCCCTTCggaccacccaccaccctgatttggaaatatatcggccgttccttcaccgttgctggggcaaaatcctggaactccctccctaacagcactgtgggtgtatctacaccacatggactgcagcgttggttcaagaaggcaactcaccgtcACCTCGAGggaaactaggggtgggcaacaaatgctggcccagccagcgatgccctgtGAAAGGATACATTTTTGAAATTCTCCACGATCTTTTCTTGCTTTCACTTGGGCTAAATGTCACCCATGTGATTGGCTGCCAAACCTTCAGCGGCTTGGCCAGTAACCTCTGGTATTCTCCCActaaatctctctgcctctctacaaGTGTCCCCGATTAACTCTGAGTGGCACTAAAGCCCACATCCTTCCACACACATGAGGATAGTTCCTCACTGAAAATCCACATCTCTGGCTGAACTGGAAAGATTTAAAATGCAACATTCAcggccaggttggggggggagggggtgggcgttCACCGTTATTGTCTACAGGTAGCATCAGACTCGTTGATTATATCCCAGGAGTTGAGGTACAATGCCTGTGTTACTCTAATTGCTAATAGGGTCACGTGGGGTTCTGCAATTATTAATTGTATTGATCATTCCATAGTTAAATCATTCTCTAATCTTTTCCCAGGTGTCCAAACTTGCTTTCAGTGATACTTTCAGGATGTGGGCACCTCACCGATGACTTCATTATACAAATCCTACAGAGATGCAGTCATCTGAAAACACTGAAGCTGGAAAACTGTGCGAGACTCACGGATAAAACGCTGGAGGCAGTGACCATTTATGGAAGCAGCTTAGCCACATTCCACGTGGACTTCTGCCGGAATATCACTCAGGAGGGGATAAACCTGGTCCGGAGGAAGCGTCACTCCCTGTCCTTCAGCGCGGAGCGAAGTGCCGAGATGATTCCCGATCAGCCGGATAAACGCGGTGACCTTGGGCAAGGAGTGAAGAAGCGATTTCAGTGGTAGTGGCGAGATGGCGATCTTGCGGGCTGCtgggaggcagggggggggggatgcccaaAACCACGAGAATGGCCTGATCATAGCTACGCTGTCACAAAAGCAGCCAAGAGGAGACCGACACCACAGGGAGGGAAGAGTCATCTCCCTGAGTCACCCCCAAGCTCCTAGTTTTGAAGTGAGCTTGATGGGAGAGCCAATGACAAATTACCCGCAGCAACATGTGTTTGTATTTGACTGTGTCCAGGGCTCCATAACCCTTGAGGCTGATTGCATTTTGGGTTAAGAGTCCTGATGTGCTCTGCTGGGATGTATTCCTGAATAGTTCTTCCAGTTTCATCTACCTCATCAACACCTTTTTTTTGTTGTACAAGTttgtcctttattttatattttgtctGCTTGGGTCACAGATTTCTTGTTCAAAAGGGTGGCGAGGTTCATTTGGCTTGCGTTGTGGTCTGCTCAGAAAAGGTTTAGTTTTTGGATGTGTTTGTTTCTGGATGTACAGATAAAGGATCCGTACCAACACTTACCGTACAACATGACccttaatgtagtaaaatgttcCAAAATGCATCGCAGGCGAGCTATTGGATACATTTTGACactgaaccatagaattcctatggtgcaggaggccattcagcccatcgagtctacaccaacccactgGAAGAATACGTTGCCTAGGaccacactgccaccctatcccacctaaccttttaagacactaagggataatttagcctggccaatccacctcacctgcacatctttggactgtgggaggaaacccacacagacacacagacaacgTACAAACTCTATACccgagtcacccaaggtcggaatcaaacccaggtccctggcacggaggcaacagtgctaaccaccattctcTTCGTCCCCTCTCACCCCAGCAATCCTTGTAAGGAGACATTATGACAGGCTAGTCATGAAGGTCACATCTTATAGGAGGGATGGGAGACAATGCTGCAGGCACAGCCGTCAGTGTTGGGGtgaagagagtggggaaatgcacagGTGGATTCAGATTATCTGAGTCATTATCGTATTACTCTTTggggggagcttgctgtgcacaacttAACTGCTGAATTTACAACATGACAGCAATGCCTTCAAAAGTAATTCCGTTGGTTGCAAGGTGCTTGGAGATGTTCcagggttgtgaaaggtgctatataaatgtaagtttgcCACCTGCAAAATCTGTGACCAATGAGTTTTGCTGTGTTAAAGTATGATTAGAGTCATTAATGTACTTTcaagaaattaaaaataaacttaactGATTGCACTGTGAATAAGCTGTAATTCAAATGTGAAACCTGACGATGGGATTCAGTACATTACCTCAAGGTGGCCTGGCCTTGTGTGCAATCTATAGGGCATCCTGCAAAAGTTGAAAACCAGTTTTGCCAGCACTGAATGAAGCCGCCCATGTTGGCTATTTAAATCCACTGACTGCCGTAGTGATTGATCTCTGTAGGTGCatgcacacaaggggttaatgggtaaatagcagcagcacatgatcactagaggtctggaccaacaggggtataaaaagcagcCACACAGGGTCTCTCTCGTGGGTGTACTGTGAACAGGGTAACATCAGAATAACAGAGTTAGTGGAGTTACATTTAGTTATTGTTAAATCTTAACCAATCCCTAGTTTCCATGTTAAGGTAAAGAACTCGTGCacttatagttactcaataaatctttgttgttactggatgagtttgagtcttcaACAAGATTCAGAGGACCTCAGCATCAATCAAGGATTGGGTAACACCACAACTCCTATTGCCTTACATCGGTGTACTTCAATTATTTttgccagggacccatttttatcaaccggcAACTTTCCGGATCCAACCTGGCCGATCTTCGCgaaccaccattttctcttaccttgtttgctgctgacaaaatggagcaaTCGCACCTAAAACACGTGATGTCAATATTCCAGGGGTTGTGGTATTGTTAAACGCCGGCCTGCTCTCAGCCTCCCTTCAGGCtggaagattacatagaatttaaaaaaaaaatcttctgtgtCTCCGATTGTGCAAATTTGTGTGGGGtggtttatttgataaagtttAACAGGAAAAATATgaagaaactgaaaatgttttcatcctctagaaattggaggttcaccacatttcacctgaacattacaattaaaaatgtTAAAAGACACTCAAAAATCAATGAATTGATAAAGCTTCCAAATATGTCCTGCAGGCACTGTGTTTTGGTATGTTTAAAACTCAAGATTAAAAAAAGTTGACATGTCATGGTTGAAGTTACAGCTGCGGTGAAACCATCGTTGGATCACTCATCATTCTTGGGAGTAAGAGACTTTCACTTTATCAGCATCCAAAGTTCAGAAAACCAGTCACAACATTCTCCCCGAACTTTTTGCAGCCGGCGTTTAACAATGGCGGCTGCAAACAGCCatcaaaaaggctgcgaccagatttttaaaaatgtggctgCACTGTGCATGCTTGCCCGCTCACCGGGGCGCACGTGCAAagctctgcgcatgtgcagcagcaTTTTCTTTTACATGTTTGTGGCCATTTGAACGCCGCTCACAGctagcattattaaaagccggctgttgcgcacGGATTTGAGCGATCGAGACCCGACACCCATCTCTGACCTACCTGGAGGTTGCACCCCCGACTTTGACTATGCCTGCCCTACATGTAAACTAGTCCATGTAAACTGCAGGAGTTAAATTCCTAATGGCAGCTACTGGATCCTGTATAGTTGGGTTGGAATTCTGACAAATACCGTACTTtcatatttaaaatacctgacatTGCAGGCTTGGCCGAACTACATTACATTCTTTTTCAGAGCAGGTGGGGGCAAAGGGCTCCTCCTCTAATTTTTACACATCAgtagtgcaaacaccacatagactgtcacccaaggccggaatcaaaccagagtccctagtgctgtgaggtgtGCCACCCTAATTTTAATTTAGTTTTCAGATTTCAGACGACTAAATCACCGGTATTGATTGATGCACAGTCTGAAACGGTTGTATTCAGACAGTGGCCACTGGGTGGTGCCAGAGGTTCACATTCTGGATTTTCTGGCTTTGTTCAGGATGCTGTAGCCTGGTCTCTGCAGTAGGACATTGGTTTCACAGTTAGAGCGGAGATTGCGATCATGGAGCCATAGCTAACAAGTTACTTCTCATTTTCCAAGGGCAGTTTAACTGGGAGATGTGAAGAAAGCAAGAGCAGAGACCATTAGAAATGataggatgaatacatggctgaagggatggtgtcagagggagggtttcagattcctggggcattgggaccggttctggggaaggtgggacctgtacaaacgggacaggttacacctgggcaggactggaactgatgtcctagggaggctatttgctagagtggttggagagtgtttaaactaatgtggcagggggatgggaac is a window of Scyliorhinus canicula chromosome 24, sScyCan1.1, whole genome shotgun sequence DNA encoding:
- the fbxl22 gene encoding F-box and leucine-rich protein 22, which encodes MQITELNRECLLHIFSFLDKEDRKSLSRTCQVLCEAFRDPALWSLLCFSSPSELKKDNFLLSPTLRSLSICWHSSRVKVCNIEDWLKSSFQRDICSRHQNLVNNFLNEISNRCPNLLSVILSGCGHLTDDFIIQILQRCSHLKTLKLENCARLTDKTLEAVTIYGSSLATFHVDFCRNITQEGINLVRRKRHSLSFSAERSAEMIPDQPDKRGDLGQGVKKRFQW